A single window of Vibrio stylophorae DNA harbors:
- a CDS encoding HlyC/CorC family transporter: MDEISTGLLFFILGCLIVISGYFSGTETGMMALNRYKLRHLANQGHRGAKRVESLLVRPDKLIGLILIGNNLVNILASAIATILGMRLYGDLGVAIATGILTLVVLVFAEVTPKTIAARYPEKIAFTSSVLLSFLMRLLTPLVLLVNLITNGFLRLFGIQVNRQDEDPLSSEELRTVVNEAGGLIPQRHQEMLISILDLEHVTVDNLMVPRNEIVGIDINDDWKSIVRQLTHAAHGRLVLYRDQIDDVVGMLRVREAYRFMMEKNEFNKETLLRAADEIYFIPEATPLNTQMLKFQRNKERIGLIVDEYGDILGLITLEDILEEIVGEFTTSTAPSLSDEIAALPNGDYLIEGSANIRDINKSLGWKLPTDGPRTLNGLILEHLEEIPDHPLCLRYRGHRMELVTISDNMIKQVKILSPAEPAQKKAISKNTGNKKRPRKS; this comes from the coding sequence GTGGACGAAATTTCCACCGGCCTACTCTTTTTTATTCTTGGTTGCTTAATCGTTATCTCCGGCTATTTTTCCGGTACTGAAACCGGCATGATGGCACTCAATCGCTACAAGCTGCGTCACCTCGCCAATCAAGGCCACCGTGGTGCTAAGCGCGTGGAATCCCTGCTGGTGCGCCCAGACAAACTCATTGGCCTGATCCTCATCGGTAATAATCTGGTGAATATTCTCGCTTCCGCCATTGCCACCATTTTGGGTATGCGCCTTTACGGCGATCTCGGCGTGGCCATCGCCACCGGTATTTTAACCCTCGTGGTGTTAGTGTTCGCTGAAGTCACCCCAAAAACCATTGCCGCGCGTTACCCAGAAAAAATCGCCTTTACCAGCTCCGTGCTGCTGTCATTTTTAATGCGCCTTCTGACACCACTGGTGCTCTTGGTCAATCTCATCACCAATGGATTTTTGCGTCTTTTTGGCATTCAAGTGAACCGCCAAGACGAAGATCCGCTGAGCTCAGAAGAGCTGCGTACCGTGGTCAATGAAGCTGGCGGTTTAATCCCGCAGCGCCACCAAGAGATGCTAATCTCCATTCTCGATTTAGAGCATGTCACCGTGGATAATTTGATGGTGCCGCGTAACGAGATTGTCGGCATCGATATTAATGACGATTGGAAGTCCATCGTTCGCCAGCTAACCCATGCCGCCCATGGCCGTTTGGTGCTCTACCGCGACCAAATTGATGATGTCGTAGGCATGCTGCGTGTGCGCGAAGCCTATCGTTTTATGATGGAAAAAAACGAATTTAACAAAGAAACCTTGCTGCGCGCCGCTGATGAGATCTATTTCATTCCTGAAGCGACACCGCTCAATACCCAAATGCTGAAGTTTCAGCGTAATAAAGAGCGCATTGGTCTGATTGTCGATGAGTATGGCGATATTCTGGGACTGATTACTCTAGAGGATATTCTGGAAGAGATCGTTGGAGAGTTCACCACCTCCACCGCGCCAAGTTTAAGCGATGAGATTGCAGCGCTACCCAATGGCGATTATCTCATTGAAGGCAGTGCCAACATTCGCGACATCAATAAAAGCTTGGGCTGGAAACTGCCTACCGATGGCCCGCGCACTCTCAATGGTTTGATTCTTGAACACTTAGAAGAGATTCCCGATCACCCGCTGTGTCTGCGCTATCGTGGTCATCGCATGGAGCTGGTTACGATCTCTGACAACATGATCAAACAGGTGAAGATTTTAAGCCCCGCAGAGCCAGCCCAGAAAAAAGCTATAAGCAAAAACACAGGCAATAAAAAGCGCCCCCGTAAATCTTAA
- the rimI gene encoding ribosomal protein S18-alanine N-acetyltransferase, whose translation MSTSEFKPMHPSHLDAIRRIEHAAHSHPWAESHLSDIERRLGRNQVLLVNGQVVGYFYAQLVAGEGTLLNLAVDPAMQGKGYGRALMNQLLALLEQEQAESLWLEVRASNTPAIALYDSCGFNEINRRVDYYPTADGREDAVIMVAYLAQGDDEDDLSFAELLG comes from the coding sequence ATGTCCACATCTGAATTTAAGCCCATGCATCCCTCTCATTTGGATGCCATTCGCCGTATTGAACACGCCGCACATTCTCATCCTTGGGCTGAGAGTCACCTGAGCGATATTGAGCGACGTCTAGGTCGCAACCAAGTGCTGCTCGTAAATGGCCAAGTCGTGGGCTATTTTTACGCCCAGCTGGTGGCAGGTGAAGGGACATTGCTGAATCTCGCCGTTGACCCAGCGATGCAAGGGAAAGGCTATGGCCGCGCACTGATGAATCAATTACTCGCGCTATTAGAGCAAGAGCAGGCTGAATCGCTATGGCTTGAAGTGCGCGCCAGCAATACCCCAGCTATCGCGCTTTATGACAGTTGCGGCTTTAATGAGATCAATCGCCGAGTCGATTACTACCCAACAGCAGATGGCCGTGAAGATGCAGTGATCATGGTGGCATATTTAGCGCAGGGTGATGATGAGGACGATCTGAGCTTTGCTGAGCTCTTGGGTTAA
- a CDS encoding RnfH family protein: MSTNPVPLLHVEVAYALPARQQVYHLAVTPDSTVEAIIRQSGVLETFPEIDLAVNKVGIYSRTVQLAASVQDGDRIEIYRPLIADPKEIRRKRAAQAAAAKEAAKESDQ; encoded by the coding sequence ATGTCTACCAATCCTGTTCCTTTGCTTCATGTTGAAGTGGCTTATGCATTGCCTGCGCGCCAGCAGGTTTATCATTTGGCGGTGACACCAGACTCCACGGTGGAAGCCATTATTCGCCAAAGCGGTGTTTTGGAAACCTTCCCTGAGATTGATTTAGCGGTCAATAAAGTGGGGATTTACAGTCGTACGGTGCAGCTAGCTGCGTCTGTGCAAGATGGCGATCGCATTGAAATTTATCGTCCACTGATTGCTGATCCTAAAGAGATTCGTCGCAAACGCGCTGCCCAAGCCGCTGCTGCAAAAGAGGCGGCAAAAGAGTCTGATCAATAG
- the rplS gene encoding 50S ribosomal protein L19 yields the protein MSNIIKALENEQMKQDVPAFRAGDTVVVQVKVKEGERERLQAFEGVVIAKRNRGLHSAFTVRKISNGEGVERTFQTHSPVVDSISVKRHGAVRRAKLYYLRDRSGKAARIKERLNVKK from the coding sequence ATGAGTAACATCATCAAAGCGCTCGAAAACGAGCAAATGAAACAAGACGTACCTGCGTTCCGCGCGGGTGATACCGTTGTTGTTCAAGTTAAAGTTAAAGAAGGCGAGCGTGAGCGTCTTCAGGCATTTGAAGGCGTAGTTATCGCTAAGCGTAACCGTGGTCTTCACTCTGCATTCACCGTTCGTAAAATCTCTAACGGTGAAGGCGTTGAGCGTACTTTCCAAACGCACTCTCCTGTTGTTGACAGCATTTCTGTGAAACGTCATGGCGCAGTACGTCGTGCGAAGCTTTACTACCTACGTGATCGTTCAGGTAAAGCAGCACGCATCAAAGAGCGTCTAAACGTTAAAAAATAA
- a CDS encoding ABC transporter ATP-binding protein, whose amino-acid sequence MVIVRDLSQNDVQQCGLYAQSSGCISINGSYAPAIGATFSVRAFGLDQSARQRRLKTDGVAICGQVGAVSCAPHRTVEMMMALWVPLFIAGYLLFTDWRLALAALTVAPMALLASYLCLRNMAENFAQYQVVERELTNTTVEYLRNLAVMKLFGQDSERFQRLAAQLKTYYQLVEVITRRTVPGWALFCALLGANLLLLMPIAISRVATGVLSPAEVMMAVILAFGMLKPLLEVSQISQEFGQLIPSLNPLAQIYAFMPEPDSAADSSLKNLLASVQFEKLNFRYHADEAWATRDLNLSLAAGTTTVLVGPSGSGKSTLAQLLTGLISPTQGAILINQLPLSKMSQAQRAAWVVLASQQPFLFQGTLRENLMLGCKDAPDEAIATALTVAQAQTLIAELPDGLNTWVGEGGTRLSGGEKQRIALARALLSPAPVLLLDEATAFADNITQAKFYQALQRHYRHRTVLLIAHRLVGLEQADQIVMMEKGRIVAKGSHQTLLAQTPCYQQMWQQHQQAMHWQCCVTEDQEVCDDYSRA is encoded by the coding sequence ATGGTTATTGTGCGCGATTTGAGTCAAAACGATGTTCAGCAGTGTGGCTTATATGCTCAGTCATCAGGCTGCATTTCAATTAATGGCTCATACGCGCCAGCAATTGGTGCGACATTTAGCGTACGCGCCTTTGGCTTGGATCAATCAGCAAGGCAGCGGCGCCTTAAAACAGATGGTGTTGCAATCTGTGGCCAAGTTGGAGCAGTTAGTTGCGCACCGCACCGCACCGTTGAGATGATGATGGCGCTGTGGGTTCCGCTGTTTATCGCTGGTTACCTTTTGTTTACCGATTGGCGCCTTGCGTTGGCAGCTTTGACCGTTGCCCCTATGGCACTTTTGGCCTCGTATTTATGCCTTCGCAATATGGCAGAGAATTTTGCCCAGTATCAGGTGGTGGAGCGCGAGCTGACCAATACCACGGTAGAATATTTGCGAAATTTGGCGGTGATGAAGCTCTTTGGCCAAGATAGCGAACGTTTTCAACGCCTCGCAGCGCAGCTTAAAACCTACTATCAGTTGGTCGAAGTGATTACGCGTCGCACTGTGCCTGGATGGGCGCTATTTTGCGCACTGTTAGGTGCCAATCTTTTACTGTTGATGCCAATTGCCATTTCACGTGTTGCCACGGGTGTGTTAAGCCCAGCTGAAGTCATGATGGCGGTGATACTTGCCTTTGGCATGCTCAAACCTTTGCTTGAAGTGAGCCAAATCTCTCAGGAATTTGGTCAGCTGATTCCTTCATTGAATCCCTTAGCGCAAATCTATGCATTTATGCCTGAGCCAGATAGCGCGGCAGATTCATCGTTGAAAAACCTATTGGCATCAGTGCAATTTGAGAAATTGAATTTTCGTTATCACGCGGACGAGGCGTGGGCAACTCGCGATCTCAACCTGAGCTTAGCGGCAGGAACGACCACAGTATTGGTTGGGCCATCTGGCAGTGGTAAATCAACCTTAGCGCAGCTGCTTACTGGGCTGATATCGCCAACGCAAGGTGCGATTTTGATTAACCAGCTGCCGTTATCAAAGATGAGTCAAGCGCAGCGCGCCGCTTGGGTGGTGCTTGCCAGCCAACAGCCGTTTCTGTTTCAAGGTACGCTGCGAGAGAACCTTATGCTCGGTTGTAAGGATGCCCCAGATGAAGCGATTGCAACAGCATTGACGGTCGCTCAGGCACAAACATTGATTGCTGAGCTGCCCGACGGGCTAAACACTTGGGTCGGTGAAGGCGGGACGCGTTTATCGGGCGGTGAAAAGCAGCGTATCGCTTTGGCGCGTGCTTTGTTATCGCCAGCCCCCGTTTTGCTTCTCGATGAGGCCACGGCATTTGCCGATAACATTACGCAAGCCAAGTTTTATCAAGCCTTACAACGGCACTATCGACATCGCACTGTACTGCTCATTGCGCATCGTTTGGTGGGTCTAGAGCAAGCGGATCAAATTGTGATGATGGAGAAAGGGCGCATTGTTGCAAAGGGCTCGCATCAAACGCTGCTTGCGCAAACACCGTGTTATCAACAGATGTGGCAGCAGCATCAGCAAGCGATGCATTGGCAATGTTGTGTGACTGAAGATCAGGAGGTGTGTGATGACTACAGCCGCGCATAA
- a CDS encoding type II toxin-antitoxin system RatA family toxin: MANVHRSALVPFSAEQMFLLVNDVAAYPEFLPGCQSSQVLSESKEGMMARVDVAKMGISKSFTTQNTLIWGREIGMNLVDGPFRSLHGHWRFEPIDDDACHVELSLEFEFTSPLIEMAFGQVFKELTHNMVKAFSQRAHHVYQSCSFASC; encoded by the coding sequence ATGGCAAACGTCCATCGCAGTGCTTTGGTGCCATTTAGCGCAGAGCAGATGTTTTTGCTGGTCAATGACGTCGCTGCATATCCCGAATTTTTGCCGGGCTGTCAAAGTTCGCAGGTGCTTTCTGAGTCCAAAGAGGGGATGATGGCCCGTGTTGATGTGGCCAAAATGGGTATTAGTAAATCTTTTACGACCCAAAACACCCTTATTTGGGGTCGTGAAATTGGCATGAATTTAGTCGATGGTCCATTTCGTTCTTTGCATGGGCATTGGCGTTTTGAGCCTATTGATGATGACGCCTGTCATGTGGAATTGAGCCTAGAGTTTGAATTTACCAGCCCTCTTATTGAGATGGCTTTTGGCCAAGTATTTAAAGAGTTGACCCATAATATGGTCAAAGCATTTAGTCAGCGAGCGCACCATGTCTACCAATCCTGTTCCTTTGCTTCATGTTGA
- a CDS encoding helix-turn-helix domain-containing protein, producing the protein MPQSPQQSAPLAECFYQLEPGLAVCWSHSTNAPRQTFRGNAQYVHLNCMLDGELNARIDQRPLYCRTGDLITGLMHGKQQFHVLESAYFSCLSVMVAPHYMTRHWPQLANFNEQDTGFVYHTYHYQKAFGYAQQLCVLLQHPNPQHLLIHAAVLNYIYWHFQAFARQDQPCRLTAHDKMQLRKARSILLTDLSLAPSLAELADAVGLSLCKLKRGYKALYQTSIYADFQQERMEKAQQLLHSYNVTETATTLGYSNMSHFSAAFRKQFAITPSQYKNQLDRP; encoded by the coding sequence ATGCCTCAATCACCCCAACAAAGTGCCCCACTGGCTGAGTGTTTTTATCAGCTAGAACCTGGGCTGGCCGTATGTTGGAGCCACAGCACTAATGCGCCGCGCCAAACCTTTCGCGGTAATGCGCAGTATGTGCATTTGAATTGTATGCTGGATGGTGAATTAAATGCGCGAATTGATCAGCGCCCCCTTTACTGTCGCACGGGCGATCTAATCACCGGATTAATGCATGGCAAGCAGCAATTTCATGTGCTTGAATCAGCTTATTTTAGTTGCCTGTCAGTGATGGTCGCGCCGCACTATATGACGCGTCATTGGCCACAATTGGCGAACTTTAATGAGCAAGACACCGGCTTTGTCTATCACACCTATCATTATCAAAAGGCCTTTGGCTATGCGCAGCAACTGTGCGTATTACTTCAGCATCCCAACCCGCAGCACCTGCTGATCCATGCCGCGGTACTTAATTACATCTATTGGCATTTTCAAGCCTTTGCCCGTCAAGATCAGCCCTGCCGTTTAACCGCACATGACAAAATGCAGCTTCGTAAAGCGCGGTCTATTTTATTAACCGATCTCAGTCTCGCGCCCAGCCTTGCTGAACTTGCTGATGCTGTGGGGCTGAGCCTTTGCAAATTAAAACGCGGTTATAAAGCCCTTTATCAAACCAGTATTTATGCCGATTTTCAGCAAGAGCGTATGGAAAAAGCGCAGCAATTACTGCACTCCTACAATGTGACCGAAACAGCAACCACCTTGGGCTATAGCAATATGAGCCACTTTAGTGCAGCCTTTCGAAAGCAGTTTGCCATCACGCCAAGCCAATACAAAAATCAGTTAGATCGTCCATAA
- a CDS encoding DNA polymerase III subunit psi: MSQQQSAAARYFLQQMDLPVWQLRNSHVFAQASTAITLPETAQLLLVSETQPQGETLVLVEKILSTMKLKAEQVVWMAPESLRQLSAHQLTWCWCALEHMPALPASLEGIKALHSCTLQRLSTDDSAKRQLWQQIKQQLTQTQQQ; this comes from the coding sequence ATGAGTCAGCAGCAAAGCGCCGCGGCGCGCTACTTCCTACAACAGATGGATCTGCCGGTTTGGCAGCTGCGCAATTCCCATGTATTTGCGCAAGCGTCGACTGCCATCACCTTGCCTGAAACCGCACAATTACTCTTAGTCAGTGAGACGCAGCCACAAGGTGAAACCCTGGTGCTGGTTGAAAAGATTCTCTCCACCATGAAGCTCAAAGCTGAGCAGGTAGTATGGATGGCGCCTGAGTCATTGCGTCAGCTATCGGCACATCAGCTAACTTGGTGCTGGTGCGCCCTTGAACATATGCCAGCGCTACCCGCGTCCCTTGAGGGGATTAAAGCGCTACATTCATGTACCTTGCAGCGACTATCGACCGATGATTCTGCTAAGCGTCAGCTATGGCAGCAGATTAAGCAGCAGCTTACCCAAACTCAGCAACAATAA
- the rimM gene encoding ribosome maturation factor RimM (Essential for efficient processing of 16S rRNA), which translates to MSKQDNLIVVGKLGATYGIRGWLKVFSFTENPESIFDYQPWFVKAQGESVVYSVEDWKRHNQGLVAKLAGLEQREDAQALTNAEILVPADVLPALPEDEFYWRDLMGMNVVNTKGYNLGTVKDILETGSNDVLVVEANLKDAFGKKERLIPFLPEQVILNVDLAAQRIEVDWDPGF; encoded by the coding sequence ATGAGCAAGCAAGACAACCTCATCGTGGTTGGCAAGCTGGGTGCCACTTATGGCATTCGCGGCTGGCTCAAAGTGTTTTCATTTACTGAAAATCCAGAAAGCATTTTTGACTACCAGCCTTGGTTTGTGAAAGCGCAAGGCGAGTCAGTGGTTTATTCAGTCGAAGACTGGAAACGCCACAATCAAGGGCTAGTTGCGAAACTAGCAGGCCTAGAACAGCGTGAGGACGCTCAAGCATTAACCAATGCTGAGATTTTGGTTCCTGCCGATGTTCTTCCAGCTCTGCCAGAAGATGAATTCTACTGGCGTGATCTGATGGGCATGAATGTCGTCAATACCAAGGGCTATAACCTTGGTACGGTCAAAGACATTCTTGAAACTGGCTCTAACGACGTACTCGTTGTTGAAGCCAACTTGAAAGATGCTTTTGGTAAAAAGGAACGTTTAATTCCGTTCCTTCCTGAGCAAGTCATTCTCAATGTAGATTTGGCCGCTCAACGGATCGAAGTTGACTGGGATCCTGGTTTTTAA
- the ffh gene encoding signal recognition particle protein, producing MFENLTERLSRTLKNISGRGRLTEDNIKETLREVRMALLEADVALPVVRDFVKQVKERAVGLEVSKSLTPGQEFIKLVQSELESVMGNANEALDLACTPPAVILMAGLQGAGKTTSVGKLAKFLKERHKKKVLVVSADVYRPAAIKQLETLAADIDVEFFPSTIEQKPIDIATAAIDHGRIKFFDVVIVDTAGRLHVDSEMMDEIIELHGAINPVETLFVVDAMTGQDAANTAKAFNDALPLTGVILTKVDGDARGGAALSVRHITGKPIKFLGMGEKTDALEPFHPERVASRILGMGDMLSLIEDIERNVDQEKAQKMAQKFKEKKSFDLEDFRDQLQQMKNMGGMSSLLTKLPGMSQLPANLQDQVNDREFLRMEAIINSMTPGERQRPDIIKGSRKKRIAMGSGVQVQEVNKLLKQFTQMQKMMKKMQKGGMRNMMRQMKGMMGGGGFPGM from the coding sequence ATGTTTGAGAATTTAACCGAGCGTTTATCGCGTACGCTGAAGAACATCAGCGGCCGTGGCCGTCTCACGGAAGACAATATTAAAGAAACCTTGCGCGAAGTGCGCATGGCCCTTTTGGAAGCTGACGTTGCCCTCCCTGTGGTACGTGATTTCGTTAAGCAGGTCAAAGAGCGTGCGGTCGGCTTAGAGGTTTCAAAAAGCCTGACACCAGGTCAAGAGTTCATCAAGCTGGTTCAATCTGAACTAGAAAGCGTGATGGGCAATGCCAATGAGGCGCTTGATCTTGCGTGTACACCGCCAGCAGTGATTTTGATGGCGGGTTTGCAAGGTGCTGGTAAAACTACCAGTGTGGGCAAACTGGCAAAATTCCTCAAAGAGCGTCACAAGAAGAAAGTCTTGGTGGTCTCTGCGGACGTGTATCGCCCTGCGGCGATTAAACAGCTGGAAACATTGGCTGCAGATATCGATGTGGAGTTCTTCCCATCGACGATTGAGCAAAAGCCAATTGATATCGCGACCGCTGCCATTGACCATGGTCGCATCAAATTCTTTGATGTGGTGATCGTCGATACTGCCGGCCGTTTGCACGTTGATAGCGAAATGATGGATGAAATCATCGAGCTACACGGTGCGATTAATCCAGTTGAGACCTTGTTTGTGGTTGATGCCATGACAGGTCAAGACGCGGCTAATACTGCGAAAGCCTTTAATGATGCATTGCCACTGACCGGTGTGATCCTCACCAAAGTAGACGGTGATGCGCGTGGCGGTGCGGCATTGTCTGTGCGCCATATTACCGGCAAGCCAATTAAATTCTTGGGTATGGGTGAAAAAACCGATGCGCTAGAGCCATTCCACCCAGAGCGCGTGGCTTCACGTATTTTGGGCATGGGCGATATGCTGTCGCTGATTGAAGATATCGAGCGCAATGTCGACCAAGAAAAAGCGCAAAAAATGGCGCAGAAATTCAAGGAGAAGAAAAGCTTCGACTTGGAAGATTTCCGCGACCAATTGCAGCAGATGAAAAACATGGGCGGCATGAGCAGCTTGCTGACCAAACTGCCGGGTATGTCTCAGCTGCCTGCGAATTTGCAAGACCAAGTGAATGATCGCGAATTTTTGCGTATGGAAGCGATCATCAACTCCATGACCCCAGGTGAGCGTCAGCGTCCTGATATCATCAAAGGCTCGCGTAAAAAGCGCATTGCCATGGGCTCAGGTGTGCAGGTGCAAGAGGTGAATAAATTGCTTAAGCAGTTCACCCAAATGCAGAAAATGATGAAGAAAATGCAAAAGGGCGGCATGCGTAACATGATGCGCCAAATGAAAGGCATGATGGGTGGCGGTGGCTTCCCAGGTATGTAA
- the trmD gene encoding tRNA (guanosine(37)-N1)-methyltransferase TrmD: protein MKVGVISLFPEMFRSITDFGVTGQAVKKGLLSVDTWNPRDFTHDKHRTVDDRPYGGGPGMLMMVQPLTDAIHAAKQAANGKAKVIYLSPQGRKLDQEGVQELAQEQNLILICGRYEGIDERVIQTEVDEEWSIGDFVLTGGELPAMTLIDAVVRFVPGVLGDMASAEEDSFANGLLDCPHYTRPEELNGLTVPEELLSGNHQAIRRWRLQQSLGRTWLRRPELLENLALTDDQEQLLAEFIRQRPDK, encoded by the coding sequence ATGAAGGTTGGGGTGATTAGCCTGTTTCCTGAGATGTTCCGTTCAATAACCGATTTTGGAGTCACCGGTCAGGCGGTAAAAAAAGGGTTATTATCGGTTGATACGTGGAATCCTCGTGATTTCACCCACGATAAACACCGCACAGTGGACGATCGTCCCTATGGTGGTGGGCCTGGTATGTTGATGATGGTGCAGCCTTTAACGGATGCAATCCACGCAGCAAAACAAGCCGCAAACGGCAAGGCGAAAGTGATTTATCTGTCACCACAAGGTCGAAAACTCGACCAAGAAGGTGTGCAAGAGCTGGCGCAAGAGCAGAATTTAATTCTTATCTGCGGTCGCTACGAAGGGATAGATGAGCGCGTGATTCAAACCGAAGTCGACGAAGAGTGGTCTATCGGGGATTTCGTGCTGACAGGTGGTGAACTTCCAGCCATGACACTGATTGATGCTGTGGTACGTTTCGTACCGGGTGTTTTAGGTGATATGGCCTCGGCAGAAGAGGATTCTTTTGCCAATGGATTGTTAGACTGCCCGCACTATACAAGACCGGAAGAGCTTAACGGCTTAACGGTTCCTGAGGAACTTCTATCGGGGAACCATCAGGCAATTCGCCGCTGGCGATTACAGCAATCGCTAGGTCGGACTTGGTTAAGAAGACCAGAGCTTCTGGAAAACCTAGCTCTGACTGACGATCAGGAACAATTATTGGCTGAGTTTATTCGCCAACGTCCTGATAAATAG
- a CDS encoding zinc-ribbon domain-containing protein, which yields MALINCPECNKEISDTADHCIHCGYTPEMEAPKKGLIDYAFFLFAFAAVGYAAYAIFFC from the coding sequence ATGGCGCTAATCAACTGCCCTGAGTGCAATAAAGAGATTTCAGATACTGCAGATCACTGCATCCATTGTGGCTATACCCCTGAGATGGAAGCACCTAAAAAAGGTCTGATCGACTACGCATTTTTCCTTTTCGCCTTTGCCGCTGTAGGCTACGCTGCGTACGCAATATTCTTCTGCTAA
- the smpB gene encoding SsrA-binding protein SmpB: MAKKPSKPGSNTIAKNRTARFEFAINDEYEAGIELQGWEVKAIRQGKVNISESYVFLRGGEAFISGVQIMPLQAASTHVVADPTRVRKLLLNRRELEQLAAGVDREGQTIVALTMYWKASWVKVKIGTARGKKLHDKRADAKERDWQRDKARIMKGSLR; the protein is encoded by the coding sequence ATGGCTAAAAAACCAAGTAAACCTGGCAGTAATACCATTGCCAAAAACCGCACCGCGCGCTTTGAATTCGCCATTAATGACGAATATGAAGCGGGCATTGAATTGCAAGGCTGGGAAGTTAAAGCGATTCGCCAAGGGAAAGTAAACATCTCTGAAAGCTACGTATTCCTGCGCGGCGGCGAAGCTTTTATCTCTGGCGTACAGATCATGCCGCTGCAAGCAGCATCCACCCACGTGGTTGCCGATCCAACCCGCGTTCGTAAACTGCTACTCAACCGCCGTGAGCTTGAACAACTTGCCGCAGGCGTTGATCGCGAAGGGCAAACCATTGTTGCACTCACCATGTACTGGAAAGCCTCATGGGTGAAAGTGAAAATCGGTACTGCACGCGGTAAGAAATTGCACGACAAACGTGCCGACGCCAAAGAGCGCGATTGGCAGCGCGATAAGGCGCGCATTATGAAAGGCAGCCTTCGATAG
- a CDS encoding cytochrome C assembly family protein, whose product MEILLSTVTALFYGAAIALVIPGLAHQHPIRRHPVLFAAGAALLCHGWLLHDLILTGGGQNLSILNVASLISFLIALATTIAIPRTRVWFLLPVVYSAAILNELGAAFIPGNYLTHLQANPSLLIHISLALFTYATLMIATLYAIQLVWLDYRLKNKKDLVPNPNLPPLMRIERQLFRLLLIGQAMLTITLVTGLLFVQDIFAQGKAHKAILSMLAWCVYSLLIWGHYQRNWRGRHAVWYSLIGAFLLTLAYFGSRFVKEVILS is encoded by the coding sequence ATGGAAATTCTTCTCTCAACTGTGACCGCGCTTTTCTATGGCGCTGCCATCGCACTGGTGATTCCAGGCTTGGCACACCAGCATCCCATTCGACGCCATCCGGTACTATTTGCCGCTGGTGCCGCGCTCTTGTGTCATGGTTGGTTACTCCACGACCTCATTCTGACCGGTGGTGGGCAAAATTTAAGTATTTTAAATGTCGCCTCACTGATCAGCTTTTTGATTGCCCTTGCGACCACCATCGCAATTCCGCGCACCCGCGTCTGGTTTTTACTACCTGTAGTTTATAGCGCCGCCATTTTAAATGAATTGGGTGCCGCCTTTATTCCAGGCAACTACCTCACGCACCTACAAGCCAATCCCAGCTTGCTGATTCATATCTCTTTGGCGCTTTTTACCTACGCAACTTTGATGATAGCCACCCTCTACGCCATTCAACTGGTGTGGCTGGACTATCGCTTAAAGAATAAAAAAGATTTGGTGCCCAATCCAAATTTGCCGCCATTAATGCGTATTGAACGTCAATTGTTTCGATTATTGCTGATTGGCCAAGCCATGCTCACCATTACCTTGGTGACAGGGCTTCTTTTTGTGCAAGATATTTTTGCCCAAGGCAAAGCACATAAAGCGATCCTTTCAATGCTCGCATGGTGTGTATACAGCTTACTAATTTGGGGTCATTACCAGCGTAATTGGCGTGGTCGCCATGCGGTATGGTACAGCTTAATTGGCGCATTTCTCCTCACGCTTGCCTATTTTGGCAGCCGTTTCGTCAAAGAAGTGATCCTCAGCTAA
- the rpsP gene encoding 30S ribosomal protein S16, producing the protein MVTIRLARHGSKKRPFYQIVVADARNKSTGRFIEKVGFFNPIATESEEALRVDLDRVNHWVGQGASLSDRVATLVKTASKAA; encoded by the coding sequence ATGGTAACCATTCGTTTGGCACGTCACGGCTCTAAAAAACGCCCATTCTATCAAATCGTTGTAGCTGATGCTCGCAACAAATCAACTGGCCGCTTCATCGAGAAAGTTGGTTTCTTCAACCCAATCGCAACTGAGTCTGAAGAAGCTCTACGCGTTGACCTAGACCGTGTTAATCACTGGGTTGGTCAAGGCGCATCTCTATCAGATCGCGTTGCGACTTTGGTAAAAACTGCTTCTAAAGCAGCTTAA